The window CGCGCCGCCGCCGATGATGACGACCCGGTCGCCGTCGCGGGCGCCCGAGCGTCGGGCCGCGTGGATGCCGACCGCGAGCGGCTGGGCGAGGGCGGCATGGTCGAAGGAGAGGCCGTCGGGGATGCGCGCCAGAGTGCGCGAGGGCACCGACACGTACTCGGCCATCCCGCCGTCGGTGCTGAGCCCGAGGGTCCAGTAGCGCTCGCACATGTTCGTGCGGCCCTCGAGGCAGCGCGCGCACGTGCCGCACCAGACACCGGCCCCGCTGGCGACGCGGTCACCGGGCTGGAAGCCGCTGTCCGCATCCGCCTCGACGACCTCGCCGACGAACTCGTGGCCCGGGATCATCGGGCCGGTGTGGCCCGTCACCCGGTGCGCGACCGTCACGGGGAAGACCTTGGGCCCGACGGCCCACTCGGTGGCGTCGGTGCCGCAGAGGCCCGAGCGCACGACCCGCAGCAGCACCTCGCCGGCGCCGCGCGACGGGGCCGGCACGGTCGACGAGACCCGGATGTCGTGGTCGCCGTGGTAGACCGCGGCGCGCATCAGACGAGCACCGTGCGGCGACGCCGGGCGACCGAGTAGAACACGGCCGCGATCAGGATCAGCACGCCCTGGAAGATGTACTGCCACATCTGCGACAGACCGAGGAAGGTGGTCGCGTTGAGCACCTGGATCAGCAGGATCGAGCCGAACAGGCTGCCGACGAAGGTGCCGCGGCCACCCAGCAGCGAGGTTCCGCCGAGCACCACCGCGGTGATGCTGGAGAGCGTGTACGAGACGCCCTGCGCCGGGTCGCCGACGCCGATCTGCGTCATCAGCACGATCGCGCCGAGGAAGGCGAGCACCGAGGTGGCGACGTAGGCGAAGACGACCGTGCGGTCGATGTCCACACCGATCCGGCGGGCGGCCTCCTCGTTCGAGCCGGTCGCCCGCAGGCGCCAGCCCCAGCGGCGCTTCCGCAGTGCCAGCTCGAGCAGCACCGTGAACACGACGAGAACGATGAAGATCAGCGGCACCGGCCCCACGCGGGTGGTGATCAGCGCGGTGAAGGAGCCGGCGATGTAGCCGCCGGGCGAGTCGCGCAGCAGGAAGCTGAGCCCCTGCAGCGCGATGTAGAGCGTCAGGGTCGCCGCGATGGCCGTGAACTTGCCGAAGCGGATGAGCGAGCCGTTCACGAGTCCGGTCGCCACCGCCAGCACGAACATGAGCAGGATGCCGAGGCCCATCACCCCGAACGGCTGACCGTCGTTGACGAAGAACGACCCGACCACCACCAGGAAGCCGGCCAGCGGCCCGACCGAGAGGTCGATGCCGCCGATCAGCAGCGAGATGGTCTGTCCGAGGGCGATGAAGCCTAGGGCGCTGACGAGCATCAGCAC of the Herbiconiux flava genome contains:
- a CDS encoding zinc-dependent alcohol dehydrogenase, which gives rise to MRAAVYHGDHDIRVSSTVPAPSRGAGEVLLRVVRSGLCGTDATEWAVGPKVFPVTVAHRVTGHTGPMIPGHEFVGEVVEADADSGFQPGDRVASGAGVWCGTCARCLEGRTNMCERYWTLGLSTDGGMAEYVSVPSRTLARIPDGLSFDHAALAQPLAVGIHAARRSGARDGDRVVIIGGGAIASFVLAGLRHLIHATVVVVEFPGPKQERALRFGASAVLAPAAVPELSDAVAEAFGGARPDVVIEASGAPGQLATAVALVRDGGRVLAVGLPKAKPELDVHSLVFREVTIDSSLAHVCDADLGPALDILAEGVVGPELLAGVVPLEALPEQLELLVAGRLDGKVLIDPWA